The sequence AAAAGCCGTTTTCCCCAGCAATCAGTTCAGGATAATGAAAATCATCGCCTGTATACATCCTCACCTGTTTAGGAAGAAGGCTGCGCATAGCCACTTCTTTGTTTTTATCAAGCAGTGATAGCTTGATCCCGTCTATTTTGTACTTGTGTTCATGAATAATCTCGAGACAAACATCCATCGCCCCGTCAATAGATGGGTCCCCCCAATAACCAGCTAGATTCGGATCAAACATGTCGCCAAGCCAATGGAGAATCACCGGTTCCTTCACTTGGCGGAGCAAGCGACTATACACATTCCGATAATCATCTCGTGACCGTGCTGTTTTCGCAAGGGCACGGCTTGCCATGAGAATCACACGACTGCCTTGCGCTTCGACAAATTCCATTTGCTCTTCATAAGCGGATATAATTGCATCAAGCCCATATACCTCTTTGTCACTCAAGTGATCGGTCCCCACACCTGAGGCAATTTCACCACCGACTGCTTTTGCGTCTTTTGCCGAATAGGCAATCAACTGTTTGGCCGCTTCCCATGTTAAGCCCATTCCTCTTTGCGCTGTATCCATTGCTTCAGCAACACCGAATCCAAGTTTCCATAGGTGGTGGCGGTAAGAAAGGGTCGCTTCCCAGTCAACTTTGCCGCCCAGTACTGGCGGTACAGGCGATAACGGATCGGCGACGACGTGTGCCGCTGAGTAGGCACGCCGTGCGGAAAAAGCAGCCGTCTTCAGACATGCAGGCTCAGCATTCTGGAGCGTATAAACGATTTTGTTTCTGTCTTCAGTTGGCAATGTAATCGTGTATACCATTGTTTTTGCCCCCTTAAATATGCTTTGCCGGAACAGTTGCCGCCAGTTTAGGCACGTCGACCCATTTCCGCTCACGCCATGCTTGTAAACCTAAGTCTGATAACTGTGTCCCTTTGGCTCCTTCAAGCAAGTCCCAAGGAAATGGACTGTCTGTATGAACATGTTTCAAAAACAGTTCCCACTGTGCCTTAAAGCCATTCTCGTAAGGCTCATTGTCAGGCACTTGCTGCCAGAGTTCCTGGAAAGCGATCGGGTTTGGTATATCTGGATTCCATGTCGGCCGAGGCGTCATCACACGGTGTTGGATTTTGCAATCCCGCAATCCCGCGACTGCACTTCCATATTTTCCGTCAACGTGAATCGTCAATAAATCATCACGGTCGACACGTGTCACCCATGAGGAGTTCGCTTGGACAACAATCCCATTTTCCAATTCAAAAATCGCATAGGCTGCATCATCGGCAGTCGCCTTGTATGGTTGGCCGCCCTCATCCACGCGTTTGCGAATATGAGTCGCTCCTAGGCAAGAAAGAGATTGAATTTCGCCAAACAAGTTGTCGATTACATAACGCCAATGCGCAAACATATCGACAATAATGCCGCCGCCATCTTCTTCTCGATAATTCCAGCTTGGCCGCTGCCCTTCCTGCCAATCGCCTTCAAATACCCAATAACCAAAATCAAGTTTCACCGAATAAATGTCCCCAAAAAAATGGCTGTCAATCAATCGTTTTAGCTTTAACAAACCAGGCAAAAACAGTTTATCTTGTACAACGCCGTTTTTCACTCCTGCTTTATTGGCAAGCTCAGCTAATTCAAGGGCTTCGTCTAAGCTTGTCGCCGTTGGTTTTTCGCAATAAATATGCTTGCCTGCTGAGATGGCTTGCTTAATTGCGGCAGCGCGGCGGCTCGTTGTTTGTGCATCAAAATAGATGACATTGTATTCGTCTGCCAGCGCCTGTTCTAAGTCCGTTTCGATCCGATTTAGCCCGTATTTGCTCGCAAGCGCCTCAAGTTTTGCCTCGTTTCTTCCTACTAACACCGGGTCAGGCATAAGCGTCTCCCCATTAGGAAGCGCAATCCCTCCCTGTTCACGGATTGCTAAAATCGATCGGATTAAATGCTGGTTTGTGCCCATTCTCCCGGTGACGCCATTCATAATAATGCCAATTGGATGCGTAGCCATTCTTATATGCCCCTTTCATCTAAGTTCGCTTTTAATTGAATGAAAGCGATTTTTGTCGACTTTATCGCCAACCTCTTGCTCTCAGTTTAGTGAAAGCGCATCCAATTCGTCTTATCACTCCCCGTTTTTCGTTCTCAGTTTCCGAACTAAATCAGCTAGGGTCATTAGGGGCCTCTATAAAGCGACTTTTTGGCTATTATTTTGAAACATTGCGATGATGATACTGGCTTAATTGAGTATGCTTATAGACTAGCGGACTAACACCAACTTGCTTTTTAAAAACACGATAAAAGGTAGGCAACGATTCAAAGCCAACTTCGAAACAAATCGAAACCATATCAAGGTCAGTTTCTAATAGTAATTTCTTTACGCGGTTTAAACGGACTTCGGTTAAATACCGCATCGGCGTCGTTTCGTATGCGTCTTTAAAGATTTGCTGCATATAGCGGGAGCTTACCCCCATTTTGGCAGCTAATTCTTCAGCGCGGCTTAACTGGTAGTAATTATTTTCGATATACTCTTTAAGGGCAGCCGCACGCCACTCATTTGTGTTTTGGTAGGTAAATCCTTTTTTCGTCCGCTTTAATAGCAGCAACAACTCTCCAAGCAAAAGCGACAAGCCGATTTTTTCGCTGTCCCTATACTGGAGTTGTTCGTAAAGCATACGCCTTAGCAATTGGCGGACTTCACTCCCTTTAAACAAATTAAGGCGGAGCACTTCTGAACGGGCAAACACGTCAGCTATAAGCGTGTGCCTGTACTCGACAGGCAGTTGCTTTTCATCAAACTCTAGCACGAGCATGGTCATTTTTGACTGTGCGACAATCGAGTGGTGTGTCAAAGGGCGAATGATGAGCAAATTGTCAGAAGCGAGCGCATGCTTGTGTTTCCCTAACTCGCACTCCCCTTTTCCGTCGAGGACATAGAGAAGCTGGTGTGTATAATGAAAATGGCTATGAATGTAATTTTTCTCTTTATGCTTGTTTTCATATAAATAAACCGCTCCCTTTGGCTTTGTTTTTCCAGTCCTCACAGAGCTCAACTCCTTTCCTACACGTTTTCAAAGGGCGATTCACTCTTGTGTCATGTTACTCGTACATTTTCGATTTTTCTGCCTTTAATCCTCTTTTTGACTCAATCCCTTTCTATGTCCTAGGTTAAGCGCTTTTTCCATAACGTTCTTGTTGGATTGCTTCCAATGACCGGTTCCTTGTCTCTGGTGCCATGATAACGCCAATGACTAGGCTAATGATCAAGAAAGCAATCATGATCATTCCCGATGTTTGAAAGCCAATTTTCGAAATCATTGCCGGAACGACAAGGGAAATCAACCCTACGCCAATCCGTACGATGCAAAACATTAACCCTTGGGCTTGGGCACGGTATTTTGTATGGAATAACTCGCTAGCAAACAATGCATAGAACGCTTGGGCACCGAATCCTGCTGCAAGCCCCCAAATCGTTACAAACAAGGCAAGCTCCGTCATACCCATGCCGCCAAAAGTCAGAATGAGCCAAGCAATGATGCCGAGTACCCCTCCTATCCCAAACAATAGCTTGCGGTTGACTTTATCGCCAAGCTTAATAAACACAGCAAAAGTGGCTATCACCGTAAATGTCCAAAGCACCCCTTGCAGCAAATTGGCTTGTGCTGCTGATAAGCCGCCTACCGTTTCATAGATGTAAGGCATGAAGTATCCCATTGTGCCAGCAACAAGGTTCCAGAAAAAGTAGATGCCGACGAGAAAAAGAAGCGCTTTCAAATTTGCTTTTACCGTAAACAAATCTTTTAACGAACCTTTCGCGACAGCTTGGCCTGCTTGAGTCAGCCGTGCTTTTTCTTGCTCTTTTTCCCATATTTGCGATTCATTGATTTGCTGTTGCAATACCCAAGTGATGATCGCCACCACAAACAATTGCGCAAAGATCAAACGGCTGCCTAGTAAACCAAGGGGAGCGAGCGCTACCGACAAAAAAAGCGTAATAGCAGGCCCAATCGACCAAGCAAACTGGGACCAACCGACTCTGGCAGCCCGTTCGTTAGGCGGCGCCTCTTCGGCAATATACGTCCAAGCTGCTGGAATTAACGCGCCAACAGCAATGCCAACGATGACATAGCCGGCAAGAAGCATAGGAAAGGAAAAAGCAAAGACAATAAGAAGCATGCCTGCCATATATAGCAACAAATCATATTTGTAAATAAATTTCCTGCCATAGCGGTCGACTAAAGCACCGCCAATCAGAGCCCCGATTGCTGCTCCAAAGCCATTAGCACTCAAGGCGCCTAGCAACCCTACCCACATGTCGGTCAACTGCAAATACTCGACCCATAATGTTAGCCCACCAGCGCCCGCAACAATAGCGCCTGCTTCTAAATAATTGGACATCGCTACCGTAATCGTGGCTTTCATCCCTTTATTTTGCCGCACCATCCTTACCACCCCTTTATGCTAAATAAAACACTTCTTTTAAATCATAGGAAACTGGACTTAAATCATCATTTGTTTCCATTAGCGGCGCCATATACGCCCACCATTTTTGGCATATTTCCGTTTTTGCTACTTTGGCATAAGTTGCTTCGTCTTCAAGCAGCAAATAGGCAAACAGCTGCCCAGTCTCCTCTAACAGAAAAATCGAATAGTGATGGACACCATGTGCCTTTAGCATTT is a genomic window of Shouchella clausii containing:
- a CDS encoding dihydrodipicolinate synthase family protein codes for the protein MVYTITLPTEDRNKIVYTLQNAEPACLKTAAFSARRAYSAAHVVADPLSPVPPVLGGKVDWEATLSYRHHLWKLGFGVAEAMDTAQRGMGLTWEAAKQLIAYSAKDAKAVGGEIASGVGTDHLSDKEVYGLDAIISAYEEQMEFVEAQGSRVILMASRALAKTARSRDDYRNVYSRLLRQVKEPVILHWLGDMFDPNLAGYWGDPSIDGAMDVCLEIIHEHKYKIDGIKLSLLDKNKEVAMRSLLPKQVRMYTGDDFHYPELIAGENGFYSDALLGIFDAIAPAAAEAFQALDRGDLETYNRILAPTVPLARHIFEAPTYAYKTGIVFMAHLNGHQNHFRMIGGAEGARSAVHLAKLFMLADQAGLLVEPERAIKRMVLTLEAAGIGQEVRL
- a CDS encoding MFS transporter → MVRQNKGMKATITVAMSNYLEAGAIVAGAGGLTLWVEYLQLTDMWVGLLGALSANGFGAAIGALIGGALVDRYGRKFIYKYDLLLYMAGMLLIVFAFSFPMLLAGYVIVGIAVGALIPAAWTYIAEEAPPNERAARVGWSQFAWSIGPAITLFLSVALAPLGLLGSRLIFAQLFVVAIITWVLQQQINESQIWEKEQEKARLTQAGQAVAKGSLKDLFTVKANLKALLFLVGIYFFWNLVAGTMGYFMPYIYETVGGLSAAQANLLQGVLWTFTVIATFAVFIKLGDKVNRKLLFGIGGVLGIIAWLILTFGGMGMTELALFVTIWGLAAGFGAQAFYALFASELFHTKYRAQAQGLMFCIVRIGVGLISLVVPAMISKIGFQTSGMIMIAFLIISLVIGVIMAPETRNRSLEAIQQERYGKSA
- a CDS encoding helix-turn-helix transcriptional regulator, yielding MRTGKTKPKGAVYLYENKHKEKNYIHSHFHYTHQLLYVLDGKGECELGKHKHALASDNLLIIRPLTHHSIVAQSKMTMLVLEFDEKQLPVEYRHTLIADVFARSEVLRLNLFKGSEVRQLLRRMLYEQLQYRDSEKIGLSLLLGELLLLLKRTKKGFTYQNTNEWRAAALKEYIENNYYQLSRAEELAAKMGVSSRYMQQIFKDAYETTPMRYLTEVRLNRVKKLLLETDLDMVSICFEVGFESLPTFYRVFKKQVGVSPLVYKHTQLSQYHHRNVSK
- a CDS encoding Gfo/Idh/MocA family protein, which translates into the protein MATHPIGIIMNGVTGRMGTNQHLIRSILAIREQGGIALPNGETLMPDPVLVGRNEAKLEALASKYGLNRIETDLEQALADEYNVIYFDAQTTSRRAAAIKQAISAGKHIYCEKPTATSLDEALELAELANKAGVKNGVVQDKLFLPGLLKLKRLIDSHFFGDIYSVKLDFGYWVFEGDWQEGQRPSWNYREEDGGGIIVDMFAHWRYVIDNLFGEIQSLSCLGATHIRKRVDEGGQPYKATADDAAYAIFELENGIVVQANSSWVTRVDRDDLLTIHVDGKYGSAVAGLRDCKIQHRVMTPRPTWNPDIPNPIAFQELWQQVPDNEPYENGFKAQWELFLKHVHTDSPFPWDLLEGAKGTQLSDLGLQAWRERKWVDVPKLAATVPAKHI
- the rhaM gene encoding L-rhamnose mutarotase, whose amino-acid sequence is MIRKATVMKVYKDKYDEYKQRHDKLWPEMAEMLKAHGVHHYSIFLLEETGQLFAYLLLEDEATYAKVAKTEICQKWWAYMAPLMETNDDLSPVSYDLKEVFYLA